One window of the Chitinophaga niabensis genome contains the following:
- a CDS encoding SusC/RagA family TonB-linked outer membrane protein translates to MKKRSLSRNLTIYLSFLLFPAFAFAQKATVKGKVMDENNQPLPGAAVYIKGTGTGVLSSDDGSYTIQVPDLAKSILVASYTGYFSKESIATGGTLNFSLLRNAVKLKDVEVVSALGLSRQSKTIGYSQQSIDPERLTEARDVNIASALAGKVAGMQVTTTGQPTGSVRIVIRGDNSITGNNQPLWVVDGVPIDNSMGDGRNNLDYGNGAADLNPDDIANIEVLKGPNAAALYGSKAANGAILITTKKGKSKEDGSLGVSVNQNMMWYTISEYPAYQNVYGEGNAFRTVQNTNSIIPGTNAINMGTNTRSWGAPMLGQPYNGYDGKPHGFYPQPNNIKDLYQSSFTNITNVSVGKSDERSNFRASYTYTDGNDVLAKQNMRKKHNFNLSSSRRLGKKVNLDARLLYTLDKVKNRTFRNMDAQSPMNAYIYMLRSIDEKALTPWRDAAGNAFSYGAQGDGYENPYWAIYENENEDIKHRVIGGTTLTVDIMEGLKFRGQISTDLTFGSGFVYREPGSRQSKLGSYSQFTQQNQNWNMEGMFMYTKKWGKEFSLNANLGTNFMQGNQLFRQQAVSSLLNHDMPSISNSNAYPVASENLVRNKTNSVYGSTTLGFRDFLFVDITGRNDWSSTLPENNRSFFYPSVSGSFVFTQFLPEDQKIINYGKLRASWAKVGNDAGAYSLQSMFAYGGLFLGNPWLDFENLRKNPNLKPEQTTSREIGLDLSFFADRINISTSVYRSNTVDQIMRAQVARETGFTEEIVNAGEIQNTGVELSIKATPIKSKKFSWDVLLNWSTNKNLVVSLTPGVNRYTLGSWFVMTSNAEVGKPYGVLRGNSAYYSGDTMMINASTGRPYFEPNGYLGNFRPDWIGSIGNTFRYKGFDLSFLVTVKWGGDIYSVSNHKANVTGNTIQSLLGREDFYYSSLILGESGDEQNGIGLFGNAYQDKNRPKGIKYPGYNPVLNAQGAPVIGKDGRYIALKPNESWQSPQAYWQNMDNDMGNNLFDASNIRLSEVVMGYNLNANWFRNKFIRGARVAVVGRNLWTIMKNTPRGIDPEAANTTGNAQGIEQGGSFPYATYGVDLKFNF, encoded by the coding sequence ATGAAAAAGAGATCCTTATCCCGGAATCTTACCATTTATTTATCGTTCCTCCTGTTTCCTGCATTCGCATTTGCCCAGAAAGCGACCGTGAAAGGAAAAGTAATGGACGAGAACAATCAACCACTCCCGGGTGCGGCAGTGTACATTAAAGGTACCGGCACCGGCGTACTTTCCTCAGACGATGGATCGTATACGATCCAGGTCCCTGACCTTGCAAAAAGTATCCTCGTAGCCAGCTACACCGGATACTTCTCCAAAGAATCTATCGCCACCGGCGGTACCCTCAATTTTTCCCTCCTTCGGAATGCCGTGAAACTGAAAGATGTGGAAGTGGTTTCGGCATTGGGTTTATCCCGCCAAAGCAAAACAATCGGTTATTCACAGCAGTCCATCGATCCGGAACGTTTAACGGAAGCCCGCGATGTGAACATTGCCAGTGCGCTCGCCGGAAAAGTTGCCGGTATGCAGGTAACCACCACAGGCCAGCCAACAGGTTCCGTAAGGATCGTGATCCGTGGCGACAATTCCATTACCGGTAACAACCAACCCCTCTGGGTAGTAGATGGTGTACCCATCGACAACTCCATGGGCGATGGCCGTAACAACCTGGACTATGGAAACGGCGCCGCAGACCTCAACCCGGACGACATTGCCAACATCGAAGTGCTGAAAGGTCCGAATGCTGCCGCGCTTTATGGTTCCAAAGCAGCGAACGGTGCCATCCTTATCACTACCAAAAAAGGAAAGAGTAAAGAAGATGGCTCCCTGGGCGTAAGCGTAAACCAGAACATGATGTGGTACACCATTTCCGAATATCCTGCATACCAGAATGTGTATGGAGAAGGAAATGCATTCCGCACGGTACAGAACACCAATAGCATTATCCCCGGAACAAATGCCATCAATATGGGAACCAATACCCGCAGCTGGGGGGCACCCATGTTAGGCCAGCCTTATAATGGATATGATGGTAAACCGCATGGATTTTATCCGCAGCCAAATAATATCAAGGACCTGTATCAAAGCAGTTTTACCAATATCACCAATGTATCTGTGGGTAAATCTGATGAACGTTCAAACTTCCGCGCTTCCTATACTTATACGGATGGGAACGATGTACTGGCAAAACAGAACATGCGGAAGAAACACAACTTCAATCTCAGCAGCAGCCGCAGGCTCGGTAAAAAAGTAAACCTGGATGCCCGTTTGCTGTACACATTGGATAAAGTAAAGAACCGCACATTCCGTAACATGGATGCCCAAAGCCCCATGAATGCCTACATCTATATGTTGCGCAGTATTGACGAAAAAGCACTCACCCCATGGAGAGATGCTGCCGGCAATGCTTTCTCTTATGGTGCACAGGGAGACGGATATGAAAATCCCTATTGGGCCATCTATGAAAATGAGAATGAAGATATCAAACACCGTGTCATAGGAGGTACGACCCTCACCGTAGATATCATGGAAGGATTGAAGTTCCGGGGGCAGATCTCTACAGACCTCACCTTTGGGAGTGGTTTTGTATACAGGGAACCCGGTTCCCGTCAGAGCAAACTAGGTTCTTATTCACAGTTCACACAGCAGAACCAGAACTGGAATATGGAAGGCATGTTCATGTACACAAAGAAGTGGGGGAAGGAATTCAGTCTGAATGCCAACCTGGGTACCAACTTCATGCAGGGGAACCAGTTATTCCGCCAGCAAGCTGTTTCTTCTCTCCTCAATCACGACATGCCCAGCATCTCTAACAGCAACGCCTACCCTGTAGCCAGTGAAAACCTGGTGCGTAATAAAACAAATTCCGTTTACGGTTCCACCACTTTAGGTTTTCGTGATTTCCTGTTCGTGGATATTACCGGTCGTAACGACTGGTCTTCCACCTTGCCGGAAAATAACCGCTCTTTCTTTTACCCTTCGGTAAGCGGCAGTTTCGTATTCACACAATTCCTGCCGGAAGACCAGAAAATTATCAATTATGGTAAACTGCGTGCTTCCTGGGCAAAGGTGGGTAATGATGCAGGTGCTTATTCCTTACAATCCATGTTTGCCTATGGCGGTTTATTCCTCGGCAACCCATGGCTGGATTTTGAGAACCTGCGTAAAAACCCTAACCTGAAACCGGAACAGACCACTTCCCGGGAAATAGGGCTGGACCTCTCTTTCTTTGCTGACCGTATCAATATCTCTACCTCTGTTTACAGATCGAATACAGTGGACCAGATCATGCGCGCGCAGGTAGCCCGCGAAACAGGTTTCACGGAAGAGATCGTGAATGCAGGAGAGATCCAGAACACCGGGGTGGAATTATCTATCAAAGCCACGCCCATCAAATCAAAAAAGTTTAGCTGGGATGTATTGCTCAACTGGTCTACGAATAAGAACCTGGTTGTATCCCTCACACCCGGTGTGAACCGCTACACCTTAGGCAGCTGGTTTGTAATGACCTCCAATGCAGAAGTAGGTAAACCTTATGGTGTATTGAGAGGGAACTCCGCTTACTATTCCGGTGATACAATGATGATCAATGCTTCTACCGGCCGCCCTTACTTTGAACCCAACGGTTATCTCGGGAATTTCCGGCCGGACTGGATAGGATCCATCGGCAATACTTTCAGATATAAAGGATTTGACCTCAGCTTCCTCGTAACAGTGAAATGGGGAGGTGATATTTATTCCGTATCCAATCACAAAGCAAATGTTACCGGTAATACCATTCAGAGTTTACTGGGCCGGGAAGATTTTTACTACAGTAGTCTCATCTTAGGTGAATCAGGAGATGAACAGAATGGTATTGGTTTGTTTGGCAACGCCTACCAGGATAAGAACCGGCCAAAAGGAATTAAATACCCGGGCTATAATCCTGTGCTGAATGCACAAGGTGCCCCCGTGATAGGTAAAGACGGAAGGTACATTGCCCTCAAACCAAACGAATCCTGGCAATCACCGCAAGCCTATTGGCAGAATATGGACAATGACATGGGCAATAACCTCTTTGATGCTTCCAATATCCGCCTGAGTGAAGTAGTGATGGGGTATAATTTAAATGCCAACTGGTTCCGCAACAAATTCATCAGAGGCGCGAGAGTAGCAGTGGTGGGAAGGAACCTCTGGACCATCATGAAAAATACGCCCAGGGGTATTGATCCTGAAGCAGCCAATACTACCGGCAATGCGCAGGGTATTGAGCAGGGAGGATCTTTCCCTTATGCTACCTATGGTGTGGACCTGAAATTTAATTTCTAA